From a region of the Deltaproteobacteria bacterium genome:
- a CDS encoding L-histidine N(alpha)-methyltransferase, whose translation MNREHKEIISAEDRTTWAVTAPAILTPRERASDHAAASMVRTLFDRPRWLEPCHLYDERGSLLFEDICELPEYYATRTEAAILEREAGALVSLAPVECIVELGAGFSKKTIHLLKALTNARGRGTFAPVDVSNTALMASKRMAEELFPELAFTGLEARFEDAITSITREIPKLVVFLGSTIGNFTPTDMLHFFTHLTENMGPEDYLLLGVDRIKDPAIIEPAYDDSSGTTAAFILNGFRNVNRVTGASFQLEKIDFRSRYNRERAQVEMCGIARETHRVEFPRQSASFVWEKGEAILVETSRKFDPEDLQVQLRCFGLDTLGHWTDPEQWFSLLLFRRNAPSVESP comes from the coding sequence ATGAACCGTGAACACAAGGAGATCATCTCCGCCGAGGACCGCACCACCTGGGCCGTCACCGCTCCGGCGATTCTGACCCCGCGGGAGCGCGCGTCGGACCACGCCGCCGCCAGCATGGTGCGCACCCTGTTCGACCGCCCGCGCTGGCTCGAACCCTGCCACCTCTACGACGAAAGGGGCTCGCTCCTGTTCGAGGACATCTGCGAGTTGCCGGAGTACTACGCGACCCGCACCGAAGCGGCGATCCTCGAACGCGAGGCCGGCGCGCTCGTGAGCCTGGCGCCGGTGGAGTGCATCGTGGAGCTGGGCGCCGGCTTCTCCAAGAAGACCATCCATCTGCTGAAAGCGCTGACCAACGCGCGCGGGCGCGGCACCTTCGCCCCGGTGGACGTGAGCAACACCGCGCTGATGGCGTCCAAGCGCATGGCCGAGGAGCTGTTCCCCGAGTTGGCCTTCACCGGGCTCGAAGCCCGCTTCGAGGACGCCATCACCAGCATCACCCGGGAGATTCCCAAGCTCGTGGTGTTCCTGGGCAGCACCATAGGCAACTTCACCCCCACGGACATGCTGCACTTCTTCACCCACCTCACCGAGAACATGGGGCCTGAAGACTACCTCCTGCTGGGGGTGGACCGAATCAAGGACCCCGCCATCATCGAACCCGCCTACGACGACTCCAGCGGCACCACCGCCGCCTTCATCCTCAACGGATTCCGCAACGTCAACCGCGTCACCGGCGCCAGCTTCCAGTTGGAAAAGATCGACTTCCGCAGCCGCTACAACCGCGAGCGCGCCCAAGTGGAGATGTGCGGCATCGCCCGGGAGACCCACCGGGTGGAGTTTCCGCGCCAGTCCGCGTCGTTCGTCTGGGAGAAGGGCGAGGCGATCCTGGTGGAGACCAGCCGCAAGTTCGACCCGGAGGACCTGCAGGTGCAACTCCGCTGCTTCGGGCTCGATACCCTGGGCCACTGGACCGACCCGGAACAATGGTTCTCGTTGCTCCTGTTCCGGCGCAACGCGCCCTCCGTGGAGTCGCCATGA
- a CDS encoding extracellular solute-binding protein: MTRTRILCTMAALFLAAAAGNALAADSAELKALHEAAKKEGTVLMAAGMPPKALKALQKGFSKRFPGVKAKVIASTGSNAASRILTETKVGNATIEVAQTTTASGQPLLDAGLVQQLDYAKTFGVPNKGILFENRFVPWFDLVYVMAYNTKKVSRDEVPTTWEGMAAPKWKGRKLVLIARGHPFQYLPKVWGEEKVLDLATRLKAQEPIMTPRGGAQVIEAIVSGQALIGPIHLNRVLTAKVLKKAPIDYVWLNVTPVLNFYSYAVNKVANPNAAKLMAGWLATPEAGAIMEKHSFRALTTLESKSETGKLLAASKTRTVATAVTVKMARQEKVWQDKLRKIFVGK, from the coding sequence ATGACGCGCACACGGATCCTATGCACGATGGCGGCCCTGTTTCTCGCGGCGGCGGCCGGCAACGCCCTGGCCGCGGACTCGGCCGAACTGAAGGCGCTGCACGAGGCGGCCAAGAAGGAAGGCACTGTGCTGATGGCCGCGGGCATGCCGCCCAAGGCCCTGAAGGCCCTGCAAAAGGGCTTCAGCAAGCGCTTCCCGGGTGTCAAGGCCAAGGTCATCGCCTCCACGGGCTCCAACGCCGCGAGCCGCATCCTGACCGAGACCAAGGTCGGCAACGCCACCATCGAGGTGGCGCAGACCACCACCGCCTCCGGCCAGCCCCTGCTGGACGCGGGGCTGGTGCAGCAGCTCGACTACGCCAAGACGTTCGGCGTCCCCAACAAGGGCATCCTCTTCGAAAACCGTTTCGTGCCTTGGTTCGACCTGGTGTACGTGATGGCCTACAACACCAAGAAGGTCTCCCGGGACGAGGTGCCTACCACCTGGGAAGGGATGGCGGCGCCCAAGTGGAAGGGACGGAAGCTCGTGCTCATCGCCCGCGGCCACCCCTTCCAGTACCTGCCCAAGGTGTGGGGCGAGGAAAAGGTGCTGGACCTGGCGACCCGGCTCAAGGCCCAGGAACCCATCATGACCCCGCGGGGCGGCGCTCAGGTGATCGAGGCCATCGTCTCGGGGCAGGCGCTGATCGGCCCCATCCACCTGAATCGCGTACTGACCGCCAAGGTCCTCAAGAAGGCGCCCATCGACTACGTCTGGCTGAACGTCACGCCGGTGCTGAACTTCTACTCCTACGCGGTGAACAAGGTGGCCAACCCCAACGCGGCCAAGCTCATGGCCGGCTGGCTGGCCACGCCGGAAGCCGGAGCGATCATGGAGAAGCACTCCTTCCGGGCCCTTACGACCCTGGAGTCGAAGAGCGAGACCGGCAAGCTCCTGGCGGCATCGAAGACCCGCACCGTGGCCACGGCCGTCACCGTGAAGATGGCCCGGCAAGAAAAGGTGTGGCAGGACAAGCTCCGCAAGATCTTCGTAGGCAAGTAG
- a CDS encoding phosphoglycerate kinase, whose amino-acid sequence MLRSISQLDVAGKIAFLRADFNVPLSDGTITETHRIDSTLPTIEFLLERGARVLVASHLGRPGGAADPRWSLAPVARCLEDRLGRPVPLAPDCVGPAVEQFLAHPRAAGVVLLENLRFHAGEEANDPAFAAALAGLADVYVNDAFGAAHRAHASTAGMAAHFREKGPGLLFRREVDYLSRVLEAPERPVAAMLGGAKVSDKIGILKNLIPRVDLILVGGAMAYTFLAARGIAVGRSLLQEDFLDVAREILDAAAASGVPFLLPIDHVVAEDTGVEEPAVTGDESVPEGRMGLDIGPKTAALFAERLKDAAVTLWNGPLGLFEREPYRHGTVAVAKALAASRSTTVIAGGDTVAAVGLAGTAGAMTHLSTGGGAALEFLEGKTLPGIRALEAGEPA is encoded by the coding sequence ATGCTCCGGAGCATTTCACAACTGGATGTGGCCGGGAAGATCGCGTTTCTCCGCGCGGACTTCAACGTTCCCCTTTCGGACGGGACCATCACCGAAACGCATCGCATCGACAGCACGCTGCCCACCATCGAGTTCCTGCTGGAACGAGGCGCGCGGGTGCTCGTCGCGTCGCACCTGGGCCGTCCCGGCGGGGCCGCCGACCCCCGGTGGAGCCTTGCCCCGGTGGCGCGCTGCCTGGAGGACAGGCTCGGCCGGCCGGTGCCCCTCGCCCCCGACTGCGTGGGACCCGCGGTGGAACAGTTTCTCGCGCACCCGCGCGCGGCCGGGGTCGTGCTGCTGGAGAACCTCCGCTTTCACGCCGGCGAGGAGGCCAACGACCCTGCCTTCGCCGCGGCGCTCGCCGGCTTGGCCGACGTCTACGTCAACGATGCCTTCGGCGCGGCGCATCGGGCGCATGCCTCCACCGCCGGTATGGCCGCACACTTCCGGGAAAAGGGGCCGGGGTTGCTGTTCCGGCGGGAAGTCGACTACCTGTCGCGGGTCCTCGAGGCGCCCGAGCGTCCGGTGGCGGCCATGCTGGGCGGCGCCAAGGTCTCCGACAAGATCGGGATTCTCAAGAACCTGATCCCCCGGGTGGACCTGATCCTGGTGGGTGGAGCCATGGCCTACACGTTCCTCGCCGCTCGCGGCATCGCGGTCGGGCGTTCCCTGCTGCAGGAGGACTTCCTCGACGTGGCGCGGGAGATCCTGGACGCGGCGGCGGCCTCCGGCGTGCCGTTCCTCCTTCCCATCGACCACGTGGTCGCCGAGGACACGGGGGTCGAGGAGCCGGCCGTCACGGGCGATGAGAGCGTTCCCGAGGGGCGTATGGGGCTCGACATCGGCCCGAAGACCGCGGCGCTCTTCGCCGAGCGGCTCAAGGACGCGGCCGTGACCCTGTGGAACGGACCCCTCGGCCTGTTCGAACGAGAGCCGTACCGTCACGGGACCGTGGCCGTGGCGAAGGCATTGGCGGCGTCCCGGTCCACCACCGTCATCGCCGGCGGCGACACCGTGGCGGCGGTGGGACTCGCCGGGACCGCCGGCGCCATGACGCATCTCTCCACCGGCGGCGGCGCCGCGCTGGAGTTTCTCGAGGGGAAGACCCTTCCCGGGATCCGGGCGCTGGAAGCCGGGGAACCCGCCTGA
- a CDS encoding YggT family protein: MFVAGNFIEALAGLLNVVITLYVWVIIARAVISWVNADPYNPIVRMLCNLTDPVLYRLRQALPMAFGGIDMSPVVALLILWFLRVFLVQSLYDMARTMQ; the protein is encoded by the coding sequence ATGTTCGTCGCGGGTAACTTCATCGAGGCCCTCGCGGGTCTCCTCAACGTGGTCATCACCCTCTACGTGTGGGTGATCATCGCGCGCGCGGTGATTTCGTGGGTCAACGCCGATCCCTACAATCCCATCGTGCGCATGCTCTGCAACCTCACCGATCCGGTGTTGTACCGGCTGAGGCAAGCTCTCCCCATGGCGTTCGGCGGCATCGACATGTCGCCGGTCGTGGCCCTGCTGATCCTGTGGTTCCTGCGCGTCTTCCTCGTGCAATCGCTTTACGACATGGCCCGGACCATGCAGTAA
- the secG gene encoding preprotein translocase subunit SecG, which yields MILLVTSVHIVVCLGLIVVVLLQTGKGTDMGAAFGGGSSTTVFGSSGAGNFLTRLTTGMAVVFMLTSLTLGYFSEQGTSSSVFDSVTPQTQSSPQPAPVAPPAGGSTETPAEAPASP from the coding sequence ATGATCCTCCTGGTAACCAGCGTTCATATTGTCGTTTGCCTGGGGCTGATCGTGGTGGTGCTGCTGCAAACAGGCAAGGGCACCGACATGGGCGCCGCCTTCGGCGGCGGCTCGAGCACGACGGTCTTCGGCAGCAGCGGCGCCGGCAACTTCCTCACGCGCTTGACCACCGGCATGGCCGTGGTCTTCATGCTGACCTCCCTGACACTGGGCTACTTCTCCGAACAGGGCACCAGCTCCAGCGTCTTCGACAGCGTCACGCCGCAAACGCAGAGCAGTCCGCAGCCCGCTCCCGTCGCGCCACCGGCCGGGGGGAGCACGGAGACGCCCGCGGAGGCACCGGCTTCTCCCTGA
- a CDS encoding anaerobic glycerol-3-phosphate dehydrogenase subunit C has protein sequence MMKKVPDKTPAYDLRDAGFWDEQDLRSEVERVFHLCAECRLCVKFCGSFPKLFDAIDSYCTEEEFAEVDSTKLKPEDVDEVVDLCFQCKLCNINCPYTPGDHGWAIDFPRLMARAKAQHVKKHGVPFTDRMLAKPDLIGKLGSATAPMANWANENRVHRLFMQGALGVHKDKKLPPFAWKTFASRYRSAYQAPAGEPVAKVAYFATCFVNYNEPGIGMDLLEVMARNGVDVVLAYRECCGMPAWHNGDLDEAKAQAQRNVDLLAPFVAEGRTIIATNPTCSLTMTDEYPRLLDSQEAREVAAHTTDPTAFLASLHAEGKLNRDFKTGPGKVVYHMPCHLRAQRLGNRTSTLLSLLPDTEVRTVQACSGHDGTWAMKRENFEASMRWGRQAFRGIDEAEASAACSDCPLAAIQIEQATGKHPLNPMQILAKSYRGEDF, from the coding sequence ATGATGAAGAAAGTTCCGGACAAGACACCGGCCTACGATCTCAGGGACGCGGGCTTCTGGGACGAGCAGGACCTGCGCTCGGAGGTGGAGCGCGTCTTCCACCTGTGCGCCGAGTGCCGGCTGTGCGTGAAGTTCTGCGGCAGCTTCCCCAAGCTCTTCGACGCCATCGACTCCTACTGCACCGAAGAAGAGTTCGCGGAAGTGGATTCCACCAAGCTCAAGCCCGAGGACGTGGACGAGGTCGTGGACCTGTGCTTCCAGTGCAAGCTGTGCAACATCAACTGCCCCTACACGCCGGGCGACCATGGCTGGGCCATCGACTTCCCGCGGCTCATGGCCCGGGCCAAGGCCCAGCACGTGAAGAAGCACGGGGTCCCCTTCACCGACCGCATGCTGGCGAAGCCGGACCTCATCGGCAAGCTGGGCTCCGCCACCGCGCCCATGGCCAACTGGGCCAACGAGAACCGCGTGCACCGGCTGTTCATGCAGGGTGCCCTGGGCGTGCACAAGGACAAGAAGCTGCCGCCGTTCGCGTGGAAGACCTTCGCCTCCCGGTACCGTTCGGCGTACCAGGCGCCCGCGGGCGAGCCCGTGGCCAAGGTGGCCTACTTCGCCACCTGCTTCGTCAACTACAACGAGCCGGGCATCGGCATGGACCTGCTGGAGGTCATGGCGCGCAACGGGGTGGACGTGGTGCTCGCCTACCGGGAATGCTGCGGCATGCCGGCGTGGCACAACGGCGACCTGGACGAGGCCAAGGCCCAGGCGCAACGGAACGTGGATCTGCTGGCGCCCTTCGTGGCCGAGGGACGGACCATCATCGCCACCAACCCCACCTGCTCGCTGACCATGACCGACGAGTACCCACGCCTGCTGGACAGCCAGGAAGCGCGGGAGGTGGCCGCGCACACCACCGACCCCACGGCGTTCCTGGCCTCGCTCCACGCCGAGGGCAAACTCAACCGGGATTTCAAGACCGGCCCCGGCAAGGTCGTCTACCACATGCCCTGCCACCTGCGCGCCCAGCGGCTGGGCAACCGGACCAGCACGCTGCTGTCGCTGCTGCCCGACACCGAGGTGCGGACCGTGCAGGCCTGCTCGGGACACGACGGCACCTGGGCCATGAAGCGGGAGAACTTCGAAGCCTCCATGCGCTGGGGCCGGCAGGCGTTCCGCGGCATCGACGAGGCCGAGGCGTCGGCGGCCTGCTCCGACTGTCCGCTGGCCGCCATCCAGATCGAGCAAGCCACCGGCAAGCACCCCCTCAACCCCATGCAGATCCTGGCCAAGAGCTACCGCGGAGAAGACTTCTGA
- the tpiA gene encoding triose-phosphate isomerase, whose amino-acid sequence MAQCTVIANWKMHGTPTEARDLARGVRQLVGNRFRAVEVILGPPFTSLETVRRALAGSRLRLAAQNLYWQPSGAFTGEVSADMLRDAGCSHVIVGHSERRRLFGETNRDVGRKLAAALENSLKPVLCIGETLEQRRRGDTHRTLSAQLSGALKGVPKSVIEFLTVAYEPVWAIGTGRHATPPQVADTHGWIRRALARRFGATPARAIPILYGGSVNPDNAAELARVAEVDGVLVGGASLDHQSFAAIVEVFSTEFSTATFRTTNT is encoded by the coding sequence ATGGCACAATGCACAGTCATCGCCAACTGGAAGATGCACGGGACCCCGACCGAGGCGCGGGATCTCGCGCGCGGCGTCCGGCAGCTCGTGGGAAACCGTTTCCGCGCCGTCGAGGTCATCCTCGGGCCCCCCTTCACTTCCCTCGAAACGGTGCGGCGGGCACTGGCGGGAAGCCGGTTGCGCCTGGCCGCCCAAAACCTCTACTGGCAGCCGAGCGGAGCGTTCACCGGAGAGGTGTCCGCCGACATGCTGCGCGACGCCGGGTGCAGCCACGTCATCGTCGGCCACTCCGAACGGCGCCGGTTGTTCGGTGAGACCAACCGCGACGTGGGACGCAAGCTCGCCGCGGCCCTGGAAAACTCTCTCAAACCGGTCCTGTGCATCGGCGAGACGCTGGAGCAGCGCCGCCGCGGCGACACGCACCGGACCCTTTCGGCTCAGCTCTCGGGCGCATTGAAGGGGGTGCCGAAAAGTGTTATTGAATTTCTGACGGTCGCTTATGAGCCGGTCTGGGCCATCGGCACCGGCCGGCACGCGACGCCACCGCAGGTGGCCGACACCCACGGATGGATACGGCGCGCCTTGGCACGCCGCTTCGGAGCGACGCCGGCGCGGGCGATTCCGATTCTCTACGGCGGCAGCGTCAACCCGGACAACGCCGCTGAACTGGCGCGGGTCGCGGAGGTGGACGGCGTGCTGGTGGGAGGGGCGAGCCTGGATCACCAGAGCTTCGCGGCGATCGTCGAGGTATTCTCGACAGAGTTTTCGACAGCGACTTTCAGGACTACGAACACATGA
- a CDS encoding transglycosylase SLT domain-containing protein, giving the protein MRIRTAAWFLLLGLWASIVHAETGTEAEFARAYRHFAAGEHAAAEPLFRNTLSDDAFVLKDYALYYLGRIAAGAHRHGDARRRFTRLRQAHPRSVWANEASFELIDLDLAQGRHKAAAQRAGKIRKGGRGKTVRARAAYSLGRAREVAGRDSAAYALYQEARRRAPRTPWSGRAKQRVRELRRKHPRELGLKTGQEMLREARQLRHERDYEAAASLYRRILRETNYRRLSLEGLAEVYRKLRLRAEEEEVLRRYVRHYPRRARAGEALTRIATIQWNRNDDDAALKTLRRFMTRHPGHLHRRYAIYVTGRIHESMGRWQDAARTYRQLFAKEHRYSKFRGDAAWRLAWMQYLRADYAAARKTFHDITGRRGNFRQAAVFWEARTAERLKDGAGARRLYRRVIGRDGESYYAILASRRLAELGETLPEPSSPKRRSTARAPALGERAKAHLARARALARMGLDGLAHAELGRVRRHSKRTARLRLLLMREYARTHAYGRSLSLAVQAPLSAETLRFRYPLAYWDAVRRNAAENAVEPYLVLSLMRQESLFKPRAVSHAQAMGLMQLLHETARKEASKMGLPEPEAPRLLEPELNIRLGVHHLKGLLEHYGGSRAKALAAYNAGKEAVERWTRDLGDADDDEFIERISYGETRRYVKAVLRNYHAYRTLYGDAPPADRS; this is encoded by the coding sequence ATGCGTATTCGTACCGCCGCCTGGTTCCTCCTGCTCGGCCTGTGGGCGTCTATCGTACACGCCGAGACGGGCACGGAAGCGGAGTTCGCCCGGGCCTACCGACACTTCGCGGCCGGCGAGCACGCCGCGGCGGAGCCGCTGTTCCGGAACACGTTGTCCGACGACGCGTTCGTGTTGAAGGACTACGCCCTCTACTACCTCGGACGCATCGCCGCCGGCGCGCACCGGCACGGCGACGCCCGGCGCCGTTTCACGCGTCTGCGGCAAGCGCATCCCCGCAGCGTCTGGGCGAACGAAGCGTCCTTCGAACTGATCGATCTCGACCTCGCCCAGGGACGCCACAAGGCAGCCGCGCAGCGGGCCGGCAAGATCAGGAAAGGCGGCCGCGGGAAAACGGTTCGGGCCAGGGCCGCCTATAGCCTCGGGCGCGCGCGCGAGGTCGCGGGCCGGGATTCGGCGGCGTACGCCCTCTACCAGGAGGCGCGCCGGCGCGCGCCGCGCACTCCCTGGAGCGGCCGCGCGAAGCAGCGAGTCCGGGAACTCCGGCGCAAGCACCCGCGCGAGCTCGGGTTGAAGACCGGCCAGGAGATGCTGCGGGAGGCCCGGCAGCTCAGGCACGAACGGGACTACGAAGCCGCCGCCAGCCTCTACCGGCGCATCCTGCGCGAAACCAACTACCGCCGGCTGTCCCTCGAAGGCTTGGCCGAGGTCTACCGGAAACTGCGTCTGCGGGCGGAGGAAGAAGAGGTCCTGCGCCGGTACGTGCGCCACTATCCGCGGCGCGCCCGGGCCGGCGAGGCGCTGACGCGCATCGCCACCATCCAGTGGAACCGCAACGACGACGACGCGGCGTTGAAGACCCTCCGACGGTTCATGACGCGGCATCCCGGCCATCTCCATCGACGCTACGCCATCTACGTGACCGGGCGCATTCACGAGTCCATGGGCCGGTGGCAGGACGCGGCCCGCACCTACCGGCAGCTCTTCGCCAAGGAGCACCGCTACAGCAAGTTCCGAGGCGACGCGGCGTGGCGCCTGGCATGGATGCAGTACCTCCGCGCCGACTACGCGGCGGCCCGGAAGACCTTCCATGACATCACCGGCAGGCGCGGCAACTTCCGGCAGGCCGCCGTCTTCTGGGAGGCGCGCACCGCCGAGAGGCTCAAGGACGGCGCCGGCGCCCGGCGGCTGTACCGCCGCGTCATCGGAAGGGATGGCGAATCCTACTACGCGATCCTGGCGTCCCGGCGGCTCGCGGAGCTCGGCGAGACCCTGCCCGAGCCATCCTCTCCCAAGCGCCGGTCAACGGCGCGCGCTCCCGCGCTGGGGGAGCGCGCCAAGGCCCATCTTGCGCGCGCCCGCGCGCTGGCGCGCATGGGCCTCGACGGGCTCGCGCACGCCGAACTGGGCCGGGTGCGGCGACATTCCAAGCGCACCGCGCGCCTCAGGCTGCTGCTCATGCGCGAGTACGCCCGCACCCACGCCTATGGCCGCAGCCTCTCTCTGGCCGTGCAAGCACCGTTGTCCGCCGAGACGCTCCGGTTCCGGTATCCCCTGGCCTACTGGGACGCGGTGCGGCGGAACGCGGCCGAGAACGCTGTCGAGCCCTACCTCGTCCTGTCGCTGATGCGGCAGGAGAGCCTGTTCAAGCCGCGCGCCGTTTCCCATGCCCAGGCCATGGGGCTCATGCAACTGCTTCACGAAACCGCGCGCAAGGAGGCCTCGAAGATGGGGCTGCCCGAGCCGGAGGCGCCGCGGCTCCTGGAGCCCGAGCTGAACATCAGGCTCGGCGTGCACCACCTCAAAGGGCTGCTCGAACACTACGGCGGCAGCCGGGCCAAGGCGCTGGCGGCCTACAACGCCGGCAAGGAGGCGGTGGAGCGCTGGACGCGCGACCTTGGCGACGCCGACGACGATGAGTTCATCGAACGGATCTCGTACGGGGAAACGCGCCGCTACGTGAAAGCGGTGCTGCGCAACTACCACGCCTACCGCACCCTGTACGGTGACGCGCCGCCGGCGGACCGTTCCTGA
- a CDS encoding iron ABC transporter permease, producing MPPDKAIGVKPWSWETIAPRFNERSILSWTTLLVVMWLVLAPVVMVALTSFQVEPLAHVAEYTIGNYLEVYLDPDTYELLSNTMLFGAGAIAVGFFFAFPLAWLVERTNTPGRNMMYGLILIPMAIPPMISALGWERLLDPKIGLINIVLRGLLGLEGEDGPLNVFTLFGMSFVMGLSMVPTVFLILAPSIRNLDPSFEDASLVSGATWYTTFRRVTLPLVYPAFFAALIWFFIIAIEAFEIPGVIGLQAGILVFSTKIFWAVHPPTGDLPDYGIASALAAFVLVLSGILVYFYLKVMGTGEKYTTITGRGYRPSIVDLGMWRWAGTAFFSGYMILAIVLPVIVLGWGSLLYYYQPPSWELVSQLSLENYYTTFDEDFLGVFWNTGVVVFTAATVTALICTVAAWIVVRFPGRLSTVLNLTTFTPIAVPSVIIGLALILVYLSLPIGLYGTIWIIAIAHITRYLSYGSRTMIASQMQIHKELEEASYTCGASFRMTLRKVIMPILLPALVSLWLWVALHSIRELSAAVLLASSENTVISTLIWTQYHEGEVGVAYALSMILIGVSFVIAFFGRRLLSWQDHLR from the coding sequence ATGCCCCCTGACAAAGCCATCGGCGTGAAGCCGTGGTCGTGGGAGACCATCGCGCCGCGCTTCAACGAGCGCTCCATCCTGTCATGGACCACTTTGCTGGTGGTGATGTGGCTGGTGCTGGCGCCCGTGGTGATGGTGGCGCTGACGTCGTTCCAGGTCGAGCCTCTGGCCCACGTCGCCGAGTACACCATCGGCAACTACCTGGAAGTCTACCTCGACCCGGACACCTACGAGCTGCTCTCCAATACGATGCTGTTCGGCGCCGGCGCCATCGCCGTCGGCTTCTTCTTCGCCTTCCCGCTGGCGTGGCTGGTAGAGCGCACCAACACACCGGGCAGGAACATGATGTACGGCCTCATCCTGATCCCCATGGCCATCCCGCCGATGATCTCGGCGCTGGGCTGGGAACGGCTGCTGGACCCCAAGATCGGCCTCATCAACATTGTGCTGCGGGGCCTGCTGGGACTGGAAGGCGAGGACGGGCCGCTCAACGTCTTCACCCTGTTCGGCATGTCCTTCGTCATGGGCCTGTCCATGGTCCCCACCGTGTTCCTGATCCTGGCCCCCTCGATCCGGAACCTCGACCCCTCGTTCGAGGATGCCAGCCTGGTCTCCGGGGCTACCTGGTACACGACTTTTCGACGGGTGACGCTGCCGCTGGTCTACCCGGCGTTCTTCGCGGCGCTGATCTGGTTCTTTATCATCGCCATCGAGGCCTTCGAGATTCCCGGGGTCATCGGGCTCCAGGCCGGCATCCTGGTGTTCAGCACCAAGATTTTCTGGGCCGTCCATCCGCCCACCGGTGATCTGCCCGACTACGGAATCGCCAGCGCGCTGGCGGCGTTCGTGCTGGTGCTGAGCGGCATCCTCGTCTACTTCTACCTCAAGGTCATGGGCACCGGCGAGAAGTACACCACCATCACGGGCCGGGGCTACCGCCCGTCCATCGTCGATTTGGGGATGTGGCGCTGGGCCGGGACGGCATTCTTCAGCGGTTACATGATCCTCGCCATCGTGCTGCCGGTCATCGTGCTGGGCTGGGGCAGCCTGCTGTACTACTACCAGCCGCCCTCCTGGGAACTGGTGAGCCAGTTGTCCCTGGAAAACTACTACACCACATTCGACGAGGACTTCCTCGGCGTCTTCTGGAACACCGGCGTGGTGGTGTTCACCGCCGCCACGGTCACCGCGCTGATATGCACCGTGGCCGCGTGGATCGTCGTGCGCTTCCCGGGACGGCTGAGCACGGTCCTCAACCTGACCACGTTCACGCCCATCGCCGTCCCTTCCGTGATCATCGGGCTGGCGCTGATCCTGGTCTACCTGTCCCTGCCCATCGGCCTCTACGGCACCATTTGGATCATCGCCATCGCCCACATCACCCGCTACCTGTCCTACGGTTCACGCACGATGATCGCGTCCCAGATGCAGATCCACAAGGAGCTCGAGGAGGCCTCCTACACGTGCGGCGCCTCGTTCCGCATGACCCTTCGGAAGGTCATCATGCCGATCCTGCTGCCGGCGCTGGTCAGTCTGTGGCTGTGGGTGGCGCTGCACAGCATCCGGGAGCTGTCGGCGGCGGTGCTGCTGGCGTCCTCCGAGAACACGGTCATCAGCACGCTGATCTGGACCCAGTACCACGAGGGGGAGGTGGGGGTGGCCTACGCCCTCTCGATGATCCTGATCGGGGTGTCGTTCGTCATCGCGTTCTTCGGACGGCGCCTGCTGAGTTGGCAGGACCACCTGCGCTGA
- a CDS encoding YggS family pyridoxal phosphate-dependent enzyme, whose product MVDIAGNCKRVMEGIAAAAERSGRDPREVRLLAATKTQSAAAVRAAVEAGVRLVGENYVQEAQAKKDILGDAAEWHLIGHLQRNKARAATGLFAVIETLDNLRLAQALDREGRERGRDIDVMVEVNLAGEATKSGVSEEGLVPLLREVSRLERVRVKGLMAVPPVAEDPEAGRPYFRRLRELRDAARELGLPHVAVDELSMGMTHDYGVAVAEGSTLVRVGTALFGPRGR is encoded by the coding sequence ATGGTGGACATCGCCGGCAACTGCAAACGGGTCATGGAGGGCATCGCCGCCGCGGCGGAGCGGAGCGGCAGGGACCCAAGGGAAGTCCGGCTTCTCGCGGCCACCAAGACCCAGAGCGCCGCCGCGGTGCGCGCCGCCGTGGAAGCGGGCGTACGCCTCGTGGGCGAGAACTATGTCCAGGAAGCCCAGGCCAAGAAGGACATCCTCGGAGACGCCGCCGAGTGGCACCTGATCGGACACCTTCAGCGCAACAAGGCGCGCGCCGCCACTGGCCTGTTCGCGGTGATCGAAACCCTGGACAACCTCCGGCTCGCTCAGGCGCTCGACCGGGAGGGGCGTGAGCGCGGCCGGGACATCGACGTGATGGTGGAGGTGAACCTTGCCGGGGAGGCGACCAAGTCGGGAGTTTCCGAAGAGGGCCTGGTTCCCTTGCTCCGGGAGGTGTCGCGCCTCGAGCGCGTTCGCGTCAAGGGGCTGATGGCGGTGCCGCCCGTGGCCGAGGACCCGGAGGCGGGCCGCCCCTATTTTCGCCGGCTGCGGGAGTTGCGCGACGCGGCCCGTGAGTTGGGCCTGCCCCATGTGGCGGTGGACGAGCTGTCCATGGGGATGACCCACGACTACGGGGTGGCGGTAGCGGAGGGGTCGACGCTGGTGCGGGTCGGGACCGCGCTGTTCGGACCGCGCGGCCGGTAA